TGTTCGGGCCTTCCGCCTCCGCTAATCCCGCGGGCAGCGCCGGCCGTTCGCAGGGCCCGAGCCGGAAGGGTGGCCGAGTGGTTTAAGGCAGCGGTCTTGAAAACCGCCAGGGGTCGCAAGGTCCCTCGTGGGTTCGAATCCCACCCCTTCCGCCATAAGCTAGATATTTCAATGGGTTTTCCGGCATCAGGGCACTGGTGTTTTCTAGTTTCGGCCCTCAGTACCCGCTTTCGCGGAAGACTGATTCATGATTCAACATAGGGATGATTCCCGAAGCTGCAGAGGTCCGGTTTTCGCCGGAGGATCGTGCGGTGCTTGAGGCTCGGTTGCGGGCGCCGACGACGGAACGGCGCGACGTGCTCCGTGCACGGATCATCTTGCTCGCGGCCGACGGGCGCTAGACACGGTCGATTGCTCGAACTGTGGGCACGATGCCGCGGACTGTGAGCCTGTGGCGCGGACGGTTCTCCCGGGATGGCTTGCCCGGTTTGATCGACAAGCCGAGACCTGGCCCCACGCCTAAGTATGGGGCTGAGAGCGGTCGACGCATTCTGGCGGTGCTGGACAAATCGCCTCCGGCAGGATTTGCGCGCTGGACCGGACCGCTGATTGTGGCCGAACTGGGCGACGTGCACGAGCAGCAAGTGTGGCGTTTCTTGCGTGCCCAGCGGATCGACCTGGATGGTCGCAAATCGTGGTGCGAGAGCCAGCGAGAGCGAGGACCCCGACTTCGTCGCTAAGGCGGCCGACGTGGTCGGGCTTTATATCGCGCCGCCCGAGAATGCGGTCGTCATCTGTGTCGACGAATAGCGCCGCCGAACCCGAAGTTGATGCGCAGCAACCTGACCGATCTTCGTAGCTTCATCATGTTGGAAGGCGTCGGGCACTGGCGTAGCCTTAATTCTCGATGCTTTCCAGCAATCGTGCCACCTGCGGGCGCAATTGCTCGCAAGCAAGATTACGGTCGAACCTGATCACCTCGTCGCGGTCGCGAATGACACGCAGGTGCATCAGTGTGGTTTCATCGCGTTTGCAGGCATCCTCGGTGTCGCGCCGATCGCCTTTTTTTCCTCGCGCGTTGTTCTCCTCGGGGGCGGCGGTTCCCGAACGTGGCGGTCTCGTCGCCAGAGCTCCTTGCGGCTGTTGGGTTGGCGCCGCCAGGGCTGTGGCAGGAGGCGGCGTGGCCGTCGGCCCCAGGCTCTCGAGCAGACGTTGCAGCTGAGGACGCAACGCTTCGCAGACGAGATCGCGCGCAAAGCGCACCACCTCCTCGGGTTTGGGGTCTTTACGCAGTCGGCCGAGCCGTTCCTCAGCATCCTCGCAGTCTTGGACGCTCTCGCCCTTTCCCTGAACCAGGGCCGCCTGCCGATCTTGTTCACGCAAGCCCTCACCCTGGCCGTGCGAGTCCGCCGTTCCAGCCGGCTCGTCATGCCGTACTTCTACGGGCTTCGCCGCCTGCCCGCTCGGCGGCGAGCGGTCTCCAAGCAAACCGAGTATCTCGTTGGCGTGGTCGACAGCGAGCGGGTTATCGAGTCGACCTGCCTTCTGCACCGCCTCTGTCGCCGTTTCCACGGCCAAAAGCTTGGCGAGCTGCGCCCGCGCGAGATTGGCATAAAAGCCACTCTTGTGGAGCTCAAGGAAGGATTCCCACACCTCCCGCGTCTGGACCTTTTCGGCCATCTCATAGTCGCGCGCTACGGCAAGGTTTGGATCGACGGCCGCAGCGGCCGGTCCGCTCGCCTTGGGCTCCGGCGCCGGAACCAACGAAACCTCGTCGCCGCCGAGCGATCCATAGACGAAGGGCTCTTGCCGGTTTCCGGTGTTCTTCAGGACCTCATCTCGGACCTTCCCGAGCGCAATCCTGATATCGAGGCCCGGCTCTACAAGATACTTCATCAGCGCCGTCGTGAACGGACTGTTGGGCCCGTTTCCTTCGTACGACAGTGACCCGGCCTTGGCCGCATAGGCGATCAGCGTGTCGGGGGTCATCGGCTCGATCTTGGCGAGTCCGTTCGTAATCGCCCGCGTCACGATCGTGCGACTCCCCCTCGACGAGAAAGGATTCTGGCGGCATGCATCGAGGATGATGAGGCGCAATTGCCGCGCCGGCTGCAGCGCCAAAATGAGGCGATCGAGCGAAATCGCCTCGTCGTCGGCGTCGTAGTCGGTCTGGAGCTTGGCATCCACCGGAATCAGATAGTTGGTACCGCCCTTCTCGATACCGTGCCCCGCGTAGTACACGACCGCGATGTCGGCACTCTGCGCGGTGATCATGAAGTCGTGCACCGTGCGCCGGAACTCCGCTACGTCCAGGTCGACTCGCCATTTGACGACATCGAAACCGGCTTTATGGAACAGCGCAACCATCCCCATCGCGTCGTTGATGGTCTTTGGCAATCTCTCGACGTTGCGATATTTCGAGTTTCCTATGACGAGCGCGACGCGCTGGCCGGCCCACACAGGGCCAGCCGCAAGCATTCCCCAACAGAGCGCCAAAATCGCATATGTCCACCAACATATTTTCATCCCCATTGCCCCATGCTCGGCGCCGACACTGGTAGTCCTTCAGCGGGAGGCTTGCAACCGACGCTCGTGACGTGGATGTGGACGTGTGTGCGCTTGTGGATGGGCTCTGTGCCCAGTGCTCGTGACCACGACGGAAATTTTCTCAGAAAAGACTGGTGGGTCATGCGGAATATGCTTGTCATCGCCCAGCAGCAATTGAAGCGTATGGCGGCCCAGCGGAAGGTTGATCTTGGCTTCCGTTTGCCCTGCCCCGAAATGCAGGTGATTAAAGTCATTGGGTATCTGCTGGTCCAGTGGTGGCAGGGGCGCGTCAATCAAAAGATGATGGTGACCCGTATTCGCCTTTTCCGTACCTGCCGGCGCGACGCCCATGTTAAGCAGACCGAAGCGGATGGTCGGCGTTCGCGATATGACAGAGCCATTGGATAGATTTTCGAAATAGACCTTCGCGCCCGCGGGCGAAGGATGCCTGCCCTTCGTTTTTGCGGGCGACGTGTTTGCCGGTGCCGCGATGGCGGCTGCCGTGTTGGCCTGGCCCGAATCGGTCACGGTGACCCGAATGCGCTCGGACATCACGGGCGGCGAATGCGGAACGTGATTCTTGTCGCCCAGGAGAAGTTGAAGGGTATGTGTCCCGGGCGCCAGATTAACCTCGGCCTCGGTCTGTCCGGCACCGAAGTGCAGGTGATTGAAGTCGTTGGGAATCGGCCGGTTAAGCGGCGACAGTTCGACGTCGATCAAGAGATGGTGGTGTCCAGAATCCGCTTTGTCCGAGCCAGCGGGGGCGACCCCCATTCCCCGCAGCCCAAAATGGATCGTAGTCGTCGGTCCAATAGTTGCGCCGTCCTTCAAATCGATGAAGTAGACCGCCGCTGCCGCTGGCGATGGCGTCGGCCCGCCGACCTTCTTATCCTGCTCTTGGCTGTGGGCGGCCCTGTCAACCGAGAGGAGGAACGCAAGCGAGAGAAAC
Above is a window of Alphaproteobacteria bacterium DNA encoding:
- a CDS encoding caspase family protein, giving the protein MKICWWTYAILALCWGMLAAGPVWAGQRVALVIGNSKYRNVERLPKTINDAMGMVALFHKAGFDVVKWRVDLDVAEFRRTVHDFMITAQSADIAVVYYAGHGIEKGGTNYLIPVDAKLQTDYDADDEAISLDRLILALQPARQLRLIILDACRQNPFSSRGSRTIVTRAITNGLAKIEPMTPDTLIAYAAKAGSLSYEGNGPNSPFTTALMKYLVEPGLDIRIALGKVRDEVLKNTGNRQEPFVYGSLGGDEVSLVPAPEPKASGPAAAAVDPNLAVARDYEMAEKVQTREVWESFLELHKSGFYANLARAQLAKLLAVETATEAVQKAGRLDNPLAVDHANEILGLLGDRSPPSGQAAKPVEVRHDEPAGTADSHGQGEGLREQDRQAALVQGKGESVQDCEDAEERLGRLRKDPKPEEVVRFARDLVCEALRPQLQRLLESLGPTATPPPATALAAPTQQPQGALATRPPRSGTAAPEENNARGKKGDRRDTEDACKRDETTLMHLRVIRDRDEVIRFDRNLACEQLRPQVARLLESIEN
- a CDS encoding DUF4399 domain-containing protein, yielding MSERIRVTVTDSGQANTAAAIAAPANTSPAKTKGRHPSPAGAKVYFENLSNGSVISRTPTIRFGLLNMGVAPAGTEKANTGHHHLLIDAPLPPLDQQIPNDFNHLHFGAGQTEAKINLPLGRHTLQLLLGDDKHIPHDPPVFSEKISVVVTSTGHRAHPQAHTRPHPRHERRLQASR